From one Maniola jurtina chromosome 5, ilManJurt1.1, whole genome shotgun sequence genomic stretch:
- the LOC123865680 gene encoding facilitated trehalose transporter Tret1-like, with the protein MDSEKVKPTAFLIQGMSTLIIAYLTSLTGLVYAWPSYTMEIFKSNSTVLSTPMSLTEISLLGSLPNIGALVATPFCGYAVDKFGRKYSAMLFGLPYVIAWAVIAVTDSVYLVLFSIGFAGVGAAGQGISSIYISEICQDSIRGALTSTTVSGFFLGLLFSYALGGYLSYQQVLYVHLSLSVLYIMLLMLLKESPVFLLKIGKEKEAAESIAFYRRVEVTSKEVEIDIKKIYLQLDPRIEKILQENDTETTKELLEKSQNKTTVPKTEVAQETPWRFLKRSESSKRALLAVLIVMAVVIFMGSIVLQVYAESLFKEALPTMNPNTCSIWLAVVYLLASLVCAMMLDKFGRRSLMTITSILSGIFNILLGSQLHMRWAPHWFTAFVIYAYSFVYNLGAGVVPFVLTAEVFLPEVRGLCNSLTMVCMWIVNFITLIIFNPLVEELGLGPTFYIFAVVCFAGAAYSHFCLPETKGLPADKIQLLFMKKEKLTVSKA; encoded by the exons TCGCCTACCTTACTAGTCTTACAGGCTTGGTTTACGCTTGGCCCTCATACACAATggaaatattcaaatcaaactCCACGGTCCTAAGTACTCCTATGTCGTTAACTGAGATATCTTTATTAGGCAGTCTGCCTAATATAGGAGCGTTGGTAGCAACGCCATTTTGTGGGTATGCGGTGGATAAGTTTGGAAGGAAATATTCAGCTATGCTTTTTGGATTACCTTACGTG ATTGCCTGGGCTGTCATTGCTGTGACCGATTCTGTGTATCTAGTTCTTTTTTCTATTGGGTTCGCTGGCGTAGGAGCAGCAGGGCAGGGAATATCTTCAATTTATATATCAGAGATATGTCAAGACTCTATCAGAGGAGCTCTGACTTCTACTACTGTATCGGGATTCTTTCTAGGTCTTTTATTCTCATATGCCCTTGGAGGATATCTGTCGTATCAACAAGTTTTGTACGTCCATTTGTCTTTATCAGTTCTATATATCATGCTGTTGATGTTATTGAAAGAGTCACCAGTGTTTTTGCTAAAGATTGGAAAGGAGAAG GAAGCGGCAGAATCTATAGCTTTTTATCGTCGAGTGGAAGTTACTTCAAAAGAGGTAGAAATTGACATAAAGAAAATCTATTTGCAATTGGATCCACGGATCGAAAAAATATTGCAAGAAAATG atacTGAAACAACAAAGGAACTGCTTGAGAAAAGTCAGAATAAAACTACAGTTCCAAAAACAGAAGTGGCACAAGAAACACCATGGCGGTTCTTGA AACGATCAGAATCATCTAAACGAGCATTATTAGCTGTGCTAATAGTGATGGCAGTAGTAATTTTCATGGGCTCGATAGTGTTACAAGTATACGCCGAGTCCCTGTTCAAAGAGGCATTGCCTACTATGAATCCTAACACTTGCTCAATTTGGCTAGCTGTGGTGTACTTGCTAGCGAGTTTGGTTTGCGCTATGATGTTGGATAAATTTGGGAGAAGG AGCCTTATGACAATAACGTCTATATTGTCCGGAATATTCAACATATTGCTGGGCTCTCAGCTTCACATGCGATGGGCACCACATTGGTTCACCGCGTTTGTTATATACGCATACAGCTTTGTGTATAACCTTGGTGCTGGTGTTGTTCCGTTCGTACTTACTGCGGAGGTGTTTCTACCTGAG GTCCGAGGACTCTGCAATAGCTTAACAATGGTTTGCATGTGGATAGTAAATTTCATAACCCTCATTATCTTTAATCCGTTAGTGGAGGAATTAGGACTTGGACCCACGTTCTACATTTTTGCCGTGGTCTGTTTCGCAGGCGCTGCATACAGCCATTTTTGCCTCCCAGAGACCAAAGGCCTGCCCGCCGATAAGATACAGCTACTGtttatgaaaaaagaaaaactgacagTATCAAAGGCTTGA
- the LOC123865681 gene encoding facilitated trehalose transporter Tret1-2 homolog produces the protein MGKLHQAYTSISCALANMLTGLLYTWPSYTLHLYTRKDTTLLYAPMSDLESSLVGSLPSLGAMFGTAVAGFIMSTFGRQKSGLVLAAPLLISWIMIDFTKSSLVILIARFISGAAGGAFLIHSPIYISEIVEESIRGALASAPIACYCIGALISYLMGWFLSYQYIIWTNIAFCILYMGLMLMVKESPVFLMRQKNEEEALLSIAHYRGAPISSKVVLEEFSRLKQQITPAVELRAVNKGEKEEEAEKEKLNKDVEEIEPQRKMSSLKMLFTSPSSRRGFIVVGLCLSIQVMMGMVAVQVYTKEIFRQAAPDLSSHFCSVMFALVLLAGSLLSALFSDKFGRKILLISSSIAVGLCLSGMGILLHTSIAPPWVTAVLILCYCFAFMFGAGSVPYVLVAECFISEVQSIASMLLMEWVWLLNFVVVAIFPFMVKMFGIHGSFYIFACFAVSDLFVALFILPETKGLTNEQIQERFLRARRK, from the exons ATGGGAAAGCTGCATCAAGCTTATACAAGCATATCAT GTGCACTAGCGAACATGCTAACAGGCTTATTATACACATGGCCATCTTACACATTGCATCTGTATACACGGAAAGATACAACCCTCCTTTACGCCCCAATGTCTGACCTAGAGAGCTCGTTGGTGGGTAGTTTACCCTCATTGGGTGCAATGTTTGGGACCGCAGTAGCAGGTTTTATAATGAGTACATTTGGTAGACAGAAAAGTGGCCTAGTTCTAGCTGCACCACTTTTA ATATCCTGGATAATGATAGATTTTACGAAATCTTCTCTAGTAATACTCATAGCCAGGTTCATCTCGGGAGCTGCTGGGGGTGCATTTTTGATTCATTCGCCTATTTATATCTCTGAGATTGTCGAAGAGTCTATACGCGGAGCTTTAGCTTCAG cACCGATTGCCTGCTACTGTATAGGTGCTCTCATCTCCTACCTTATGGGCTGGTTTTTATCTTACCAGTATATAATATGGACCAACATTGCTTTCTGCATCCTGTACATGGGTCTTATGTTGATGGTTAAAGAGAGTCCAGTATTTCTGATGAGACAGAAAAATGAAGAG GAAGCTCTCTTATCTATAGCTCACTACAGAGGTGCACCGATTTCTTCTAAAGTTGTTTTAGAAGAATTTTCGAGATTGAAACAGCAAATAACGCCTGCCGTCGAATTAAGAGCAGTTAACAAGG GCGAAAAAGAAGAAGAGGCTGAAAAGGAAAAGTTAAATAAAGATGTCGAAGAAATAGAACCCCAAAGAAAGATGTCATCATTGAAAATGTTGT ttacatCTCCATCGTCACGACGAGGATTTATTGTTGTTGGATTATGTTTGTCTATTCAA GTGATGATGGGCATGGTAGCAGTGCAAGTATACACCAAAGAAATTTTCAGACAAGCTGCTCCAGACCTATCTTCCCACTTTTGTTCAGTCATGTTTGCTCTAGTGCTTCTAGCCGGAAGTCTGCTCAGTGCCTTGTTCTCTGATAAGTTTGGAAGAAAA ATCCTCCTAATATCATCATCAATTGCCGTTGGCCTCTGTCTGTCTGGCATGGGCATATTGCTGCACACAAGTATAGCTCCTCCATGGGTGACAGCTGTGTTGATTCTCTGTTACTGCTTCGCATTCATGTTTGGAGCCGGCAGTGTTCCTTATGTGTTGGTTGCTGAGTGCTTCATATCAGAG GTTCAAAGTATCGCTTCTATGTTGCTCATGGAATGGGTTTGGCTACTTAACTTCGTGGTCGTCGCGATTTTTCCCTTCATGGTCAAAATGTTCGGAATTCATGGCTCTTTCTATATCTTCGCCTGTTTTGCCGTGTCAGACCTCTTCGTGGCGTTGTTCATCCTGCCTGAAACTAAGGGTCTCACCAATGAACAGATACAGGAAAGGTTTTTGAGGGCTCGAAGAAAGTGA
- the LOC123865679 gene encoding facilitated trehalose transporter Tret1-like, whose amino-acid sequence MESGAKVIMGTEKVKPSAFLVQGLAAFIIASLTSLTGFIFAWPSFTMEMFKSNSTVLSAPMSTTQVSLFGSLTNIGGLIATPFCGYAVDKFGRKYSAMIFGVPFVIAWGLISITKSVNLVLFSMWLAGFGAGGQGVSSVYISEISQDSIRGALTSFCVSVFLLGLLFSYIIGGHLSYDHVLYVHFVYSALYILMLMMLKESPVYLLKRGREKEAAESIAFYHRVNVNSIEVQNEITKIKLQLDPRIDKILQGGKDVLSLTAMEEHKDIIVQERKSESPWQFLRRSESSKRALIAALIVMSVTILMGSVVMQIYAESLFKQAIPTMHPNTCSILLAVDYLLASAVCACMVDKYGRKALMTTTSIISGIFTFLLGSQLQKRWAPHWFTAFIIYGYSFVYNLGVAVVPFVLTAEVFLPEVRGLCNSMSMACMWIMNFIIIFIYNPLVIAFGPGCTFYIFSVVCFSGAAYSYFCLPETKGLPADKIQLLFLKKKYMI is encoded by the exons ATGGAAAGTGGCGCGAAAGTTATCATGGGCACTGAAAAAGTCAAACCTTCAGCGTTTTTAGTGCAAGGATTAGCTGCTTTCATAA TTGCGTCACTCACATCTTTAACTGGTTTCATATTCGCGTGGCCATCGTTTACTATGGAAATGTTTAAGTCTAATTCAACAGTGCTAAGTGCGCCTATGTCGACGACTCAAGTGTCGTTATTCGGTAGTTTGACCAACATAGGTGGTTTGATAGCAACTCCTTTTTGTGGATATGCAGTGGATAAATTCGGAAGGAAATATTCAGCTATGATATTTGGAGTACCTTTTGTG attgcCTGGGGGCTTATATCCATAACTAAATCGGTAAATTTAGTACTATTTTCTATGTGGTTAGCTGGTTTTGGAGCTGGTGGACAAGGTGTATCTTCAGTCTACATATCTGAGATATCACAAGATTCCATTCGAGGGGCACTGACTTCCTTTTGTGTATCAGTATTTTTATTGGGGCTTCTATTCTCCTATATCATCGGAGGACATTTGTCATATGACCATGTGTTGTATGTCCATTTTGTTTATTCAGCGCTCTATATTTTAATGCTAATGATGTTAAAAGAATCGCCGGTGTATCTGCTAAAACGGGGAAGAGAAAAA gaAGCAGCAGAGTCAATAGCGTTCTACCACCGCGTTAATGTAAACTCTATAGAAGTACAAAATGAAATTACGAAGATCAAATTACAACTAGATCCAAGAATAGACAAAATATTGCAGGGCGGTAAAG ATGTATTAAGTTTGACAGCGATGGAAGAACATAAGGATATTATTGTGCAAGAAAGGAAAAGTGAATCACCTTGGCAATTCCTGA GGCGATCAGAATCATCAAAACGAGCGTTAATAGCTGCGCTTATAGTGATGAGCGTGACGATTCTCATGGGATCTGTAGTAATGCAAATATATGCGGAATCTCTATTCAAGCAGGCCATCCCGACGATGCATCCAAACACTTGCTCGATCTTGCTGGCTGTGGATTACTTGCTTGCAAGCGCAGTTTGCGCATGCATGGTAGACAAATATGGAAGGAAG gCTCTCATGACTACGACTTCCATCATATCTGGAATATTTACTTTTCTCCTTGGATCCCAGCTCCAGAAGCGTTGGGCACCACATTGGTTCACTGCTTTCATTATATACGGCTACAGTTTTGTTTACAACCTTGGAGTGGCTGTTGTACCTTTTGTGCTTACCGCTGAAGTTTTTTTGCCTGAG gtTCGAGGACTCTGTAACAGCATGTCCATGGCATGTATGTGGATAATGAACTTCATCATAATCTTTATCTACAATCCATTAGTGATTGCCTTTGGTCCAGGATGTACATTCTACATTTTCTCTGTGGTCTGCTTCTCGGGAGCCGCGTACAGCTATTTCTGCCTACCAGAGACCAAGGGTCTACCAGCTGACAAAATTCAGTTGTTAttcttgaaaaagaaatatatgatttaa